gtgaaatgaGGACTTGACATGGCATGATATTATTGACTAGAGTATAACTCAAACACTCAACTAGTGATTGACCACTCCCTCCACCTTAATGTGTTAACTATGATTATAAAACCGCCATTAGTACAATTCTGATCTTAAATTAAGTCACTGAAATGTTACCAAATTTGTCAACTGTTTCAATTAAGTCAGTAaaactttttttgtctttttaaagTTACTAAAGGTTCATTTGTTGTTCTAATCCTATGTAATTATCATATTACCAATTATGATGTGTCAGGTTACattaatttttttattctttattaTGATGCGGAAAATATAAATAATGACATGGATTTTTCAATTAATTTATACCGTCCCCTCAAAACCCTACCCGGAAAAATGAGGAGCCAGCAACGGGGTTTCAGTGTTTCACCACAAAAAAAGGCTATTTTGCGTGATTGTGAGGGAGAGGGTAGGTTCTTGGGTGGTTGGGGTCGAGGGTGAATTAATGagtgaaaaaaatcaaaaaaattaaatGTATAAAAAGACAGAAATGCCCCTTATATAACGCTTAAAATTGGATGAGGCTAACaaattggatgaaaatggcaagattagAAATCACGAGGATTCAGATgtgaaaaaaaaactttttgaaCGTTTATGACAAAACCATAGAGATAGAGATGAAAATAGTAGTTTATATAAAATTAACATACTAAATAGGCCCAAAAGAATGCAACTTATATTACCTTGTGGTAAAACAAAAGCAGTATTAAAAATACAATAATATTTTCATCTTACTTGTGGTAAAACAAGACTTGGCATTTATTTACACGAACTTCACTAAACTGTCATTCCCAAGATCCGAGTCAACTCAACCAACACTCGGACTCAGTATAACAAGGCAGGATGTACTAATGTCATAATCTGACCTAACTATTAAACATCTCCACAGACCCAGGCATCCACATATAGAACTCAGGCCCAAGCCGGGTCCAAGTCAACTGACCCCAACAGCCCAACCGAGCCGTTAAGAGCCCCCAAGCCCCATCTTTTGTAATGCCTCCCGCGTCCTGCCAGTAAAGGAGTTTGACCTTACTACTTGACCTGCATAGTGCTTGCCTTTCGGGTCAATGGTCAAATAATCAGTTAGAATTTTCTTCGGACTGTTATTAAAGTGTGAAGGTGAGAGGGTTGGCGTGGTGAAAGCTGTTTTATAAGGTGTGGTAACACTGTATGGTTTCCCGACAACGGTTTTGGAAACGATATCACGGTTTGACATTGATGAGAATTTGTCGGAATGTCGTGCCAGGTCATCAACGTAGAGTAGATCATCAATGCGTGCGGTGATATTAAATGCTAGGCTTTCCAATACTCTCGAGTAGCTCTCCAGTATTGATTTCCCAACATCCTGGTTCACATgaaattattaatttaatttttaaTAAGAGAATGGAACTGCAGTGAAATTAgtatttaatatttatattttataccTTGTTATATTGGATTTTACTCATGTCCAAGGTGGTCTGAGGAAGTGCAGGAAACCTTTGTTTCAAGCAAAGCAAGAGGGTTTCGGCTCTCTCTGCTAGCGTTTCCCTTTTGTCCACATCAGCAACCATATCCTTAACTTTGTCCCATGATGACCTGGAAAACGACCTGCTCACTGTATTTATAGGAGGCTGCTTTGCGGTGTTTTTTCGTCTCCATATGTAAACTGAGGCTTCCACACGGTTTGCAATCTCAAGAGCTTGATGCTCGGAGGATAAATCAAGGCAGTCCAACAGACACTCAGGTGAAAATTGATCTGATGAAATATATCGATGAATAAGATCACCTAAGCTACCTTTCGCGTTCTGCAAACAGATGAAAGACGTGTAAATAATAACATCATATTCGAACTTTGACTTTCAGGTCAAACAATTTCCCTAAACTAAGTCAAAATTTTGACGACAAAAGAATGTATTAAAGTATTGATTTTGGTTTACAAAATTCTTGTATTATACTATTTAAAAATAGTCAAAAGAATTTCCCGCATTCGATGACTGCTATAATGTTTGCCTTGACACCTAGTTTAATCAAAttgttttgactttttattaaggGAAATATCTAGAATAACCTTCAATAAGAACAAGATAGGGAATatgtaaaatatgaaaacaaatttATTTCACAAAGTGAAAGAAATGCTAAAAAAAATCAATATGTTCATTAAATGATACCTTTGGAAGTGCTTCCAAGAATGATTCAGGAACATCAATATCGGCTAAAGTAATGCTGTTAATAGCCATTGCAGCTTTCAATATCTGATTAGTGGAATCGCGTTTATTTTGCAAATGTTTTCTTGCGTTCTCGCTTAGGCCGCCAGCAGGGACACGAGGAACAGGCAGCCACCATTTTTCCTTTTGCCGTGGGACCAC
This genomic stretch from Helianthus annuus cultivar XRQ/B chromosome 8, HanXRQr2.0-SUNRISE, whole genome shotgun sequence harbors:
- the LOC110873071 gene encoding rop guanine nucleotide exchange factor 7 yields the protein MDPALQEYAMVVNNSAYDEEEDDDDDDSPCTLVDLSKKETKAYLNTCEEEDENSSSSFDESFETNLNEHVTSFDDSCSQSSVDVNREVEDEEKTLLGEEKVEDHGVSEIEMMKERFSKLLLGEDMSGCGNGVCTALAISNAITNLCATLFGQIWRLEPLCPEKKSMWRREIEWLLCVSDYIVELIPSWQTYPDGSKLEVMTSRPRSDLYVNLPALRKLDNMLLEILDSFQKMEFWYVDQGIQALETDGSSSFGKVVPRQKEKWWLPVPRVPAGGLSENARKHLQNKRDSTNQILKAAMAINSITLADIDVPESFLEALPKNAKGSLGDLIHRYISSDQFSPECLLDCLDLSSEHQALEIANRVEASVYIWRRKNTAKQPPINTVSRSFSRSSWDKVKDMVADVDKRETLAERAETLLLCLKQRFPALPQTTLDMSKIQYNKDVGKSILESYSRVLESLAFNITARIDDLLYVDDLARHSDKFSSMSNRDIVSKTVVGKPYSVTTPYKTAFTTPTLSPSHFNNSPKKILTDYLTIDPKGKHYAGQVVRSNSFTGRTREALQKMGLGGS